The Vitis vinifera cultivar Pinot Noir 40024 chromosome 18, ASM3070453v1 region GAAAATTGGAGAGAGATTAATTTGGGAAATTATCATATAATATTCATCATGTCGGTCACTATCTCACTCATCATCTCTTCTAAAATGGCTTCTCCAAAATCCAGCCCAAGTTCCCTGCTCTCTGGCCTCAAATCATTCCATTCTTGTGATGAAGCTATGAAATCAAAGTTTAGCAGATGGTTTATGTTTGTTTCCTTTCCAGATTGTCTTTCCCATGCCCTTATTTTCTGACAGATGAGCTGCTCAAGCTCTTCAGGCCCAAGGAATTCCCCAATACTCTGCTCCCTTCTCTCATTTCTTCCATGGCCCTCTACCACTTCCCTCACACAATCAAACAGAAGCTTCTTTCTTTGCAGCAAAACCCTTTTGGATTTGAAGCACCGGGAGGAAGAGTTTGACCAGACAAGCTCTTGCAATTCTGTAACCCCGCTATATCTTGGCTTTTCTGTTGGGGATTGGACCAATACTTCCAGGAGAGAGGCTGACGACACCGAGTCTTGTATAACTCTGTTGGAGAAGCCAGATTTCCTAGTGGATGAATTCTCTTGTTTCCTTGTTTTTGCATTGGACAGCCCTGAAAATAATGGGTAGACAAAGATCAACAGAAGAGGGAAACAAAACTGTCAAGTTTATAGGAAAAAAGACTGGCGGTTACCAATTGAGGAATCTCCTAGAAAAGAAATTGGCCCGAATTGTAGCCTTTGGTTCTTGGATCTCCCCTGAACCTGTCTATCTGTAGCAGCCTGTTTGCTTTTGCGAAAAATAAGTCAAATCAATATATGGTTGCCTAAATTGGCCTTAAATGAGAGTTTTGAAGAAATTTCAGGGACCGCCCAGATGCAAGGTAAATACTTCTACCTCTTCTTCTCTCGGTTTGTTTTGCTTCAAAGCTTGAATGGTTGTTGCAGTAGAGAAGGGGTCGTGGATTTGCAGTGAAGCACATGAGTCTTCTGAGTCACTCGCGGAGCAGGAATTAAACACAGTAGTGGTGCTAGCAGAGGAAAAACTATCCTGTTCCGCAACTTTTTGGCTGCTGCTTCCCACTTCGGAAAAACTCAATACACCTCCATCATGATCACAAAGTTTGCTTTTTGGGTTGCCAGTAATTGAGACAAGCTTGTTAAATATAGCTCTCAAAATTTTGGAACATTGTGGAATACCCTTTCCGCTCATGTTTAGATCGCAGCTAGCTGACCTCTTCAAAAGCTTGCTTGAGTTGCCATGACAACAGCTGAAGCCACCCTCTGAAGTCAAGTTCTTTTTCAGGCACCCTCTCTCCAGAAGGTAAGTCTCCAGGATAAAGGGCTCTTGTTGCTCCTGGAGAAGTTGTCCTAGCTGTTTACCTGGTTTGGACATGGTGGAAGGCATAAAAGTTGAGTAAGGTGGAGGAGTTGGTAGGGGTGTTGTGGGGAGTGAGAGGAGATGAGAATAAAGATGTGGAATATATAGAAATATAAGCAAGTAGAGATTAGGGGTGAGATGATGAGGTGCAGGAGCAGGTCCATTAATTGGAATAGACAAAGTGTATGTGTCAGTTGGAGGACTGCAAACGAGTGATAAAGAGGACTTTAAAGGCTTGAGAGCTGAGAGTGACGACAGACCAAACAATCTCTAGGTTATACATTGTTGGGGTGCCCTCTCTGCATGACTTCCAAGATTGCCTGATTGCCTGATACAGAGGCTAGGtgtcttttttttattccagTATCCTTCCCTTCCACACTTCCATTGTTGTGTTAAGATCATCCTTTGTCTTTCGTCTCTCCCTCACACACCCGCACCCATATTCTCTTGTCTTATATCATGTGGTCCCAAGTGGGTTTTGTCTTCTCGTGGAGGATACCCATAATGAAACACTGTGCAGAGAGGCAAATTGAATGTTCCTTTTCTGCATGCATGGAAGCTCATGAATTCAACCCTCATAACATTTTAACCAATTCCAAACACAATTGCCATCACATATTCagtcatttattattattatcattattaattaagtTACAATGCCCGCATACATGTTTTCATGTGGATGTTACCCTAAAATTGGGTCCATATCTATTTGAGATGGGTCaatatataatgtatttatcTTCCACCTCCTAGTCCTGTACCTGCAGAGGCTTTTGAGTTGGTATGCAATTTGAAAGAAGACACATGGGTGGGTCCCAAAATGGGATCACTTGTGTACTTGATATAAAGTACTGGCATCAATATGAATTAAAGGAGAGATGGCCACTGGCCAGATAAGAAAAGGAAACTTATTTCCTTTCCCGAAAATATGGACTACTTGAAGATGGGGCTAATGCTTTATACTCCATAAtcactttaatttaaattatctttaaaaaattttgagttaataCTTAATTTTAAGTTCGTATTTTAAATGTAAGTTGTtggtgaaattaattttattttttaaattattaaattaagatattttcctttattaacATTAAGTAATAAACTTATTTATTGATAGGAAAAAAGTTAGGAATAATTAGGATATATTtgagatttagaaaaaaatatatatttattttaacttatcatttttttataagagaatTTGAACCTtcaagttataatattaaagtCAAACTAAGATTTgattaatatcaattttaatgattataaaattatattcaaaactaataattatatttcaagtgtgattggataagaattttttttaaaaaaaaaataattaaaaaaacatcaaataaaaaggaaatcaggaagaaagaaaattggTTTTAACACattacatttttcatattttcttaaaatgtcTTTATAAAGTTATTAGATCGCTAGGATTATAATACATTACATTTATCATTTGTAACCGCCCCAAGTTCATCCAAGTGCTAATtggttttaattcttttataaattggatGAAAAAATGTTCTAAAGAACAACCTAAGCTTAAATtggtcaaaattattttaaaaggttttttaaTGGTTAAGGACTTAGAAACGAGATTTTTCCCAAGGCTTTTTGATCTTAGAATTGcatatttttcaaacttcaaGAGAACCAATCAACTTATTAGGATTAACCAATCAAAGGAAGTAAAAATGGTTCAAATTGATAGATTGGTGTTTCAATCGAAAGAGGCATAGCCTCAATTGGTTGAGGTTCAGTTGAATTGGTTGGACGAAGGTCAGCCTAAGGACTAGTAGCAAGTTACATCGACGGATGGATCCTAAATTGTGCCTACCAACTAGTTTAGTTCTTCAACTTTTATTTAAATGTTTCATGCTTATCATTTAAGTCTTAAATGGAGTATGTTTGAGTGTTCATTACTTCAAACCTTGAGCCTAAACTTGCATTAGGATCTTAGCCTTTTTCATTTGTAATACTTGTAAGGTTTGTCAAATGTAGAATTACTTGGAGAGTTCAAAAGTAGGGTATTTTTTGAGAGAATTATTAGAACATTAATCCAAACagaataatttgaaaacttaGACTATAAAAATCTTGATTTAGGAGAGCCATTTTGAATCAAGGGAACCATTTTGACTATAAAAATCTTGATTTAGGAGAACCATCCCACAATTGAGATTTGACAAAGGTGTATAAGTCAAGTCGTGCCCAACCATTACTAAAAACTAGTATTTGCATTGCCTATATTTTCTCCATCTTATTTTCATATGCAATGaatcttttattatatttgctctattattacttattattattgataGTCGATATTTGcattcttaattaataaatttctattaagTAACTATcactcaatttaattttatttcctcttgGGTAATTATATATCGATTAGCCTAAAAaccaaataattatattattttatctgCTTAATGTGTGGCCCACCTCGTGCTACTTGGTTCAAGGCTTAAGCTAACATTGCTTTCAATTATTGAATTCTCGCTATTTAAGATGCAACACTCCACCAGTGGTCTTTAATGAAATGACCGATAGTTTGACTTTCAATGATTAAATTAAATCACTAAGTTCTTAAACATTTAATAAGccttattttaacttaaaatgattCAAAAGTGTAAATATAGACCATATcccattcttaaaaaattattaaaaaaatgaaaataataatataaaaaataattctattttattttttatgcttcTTGTATGACATAGAAAAACTGTGAAGAAAGTGAATTCctcaaaaatataataaaatcaaataatagaaaaatatattcttcttttcttttctttttcttttgtttacatctatttctacttttatttttattttattagccTCAAAATataagaaccaaatataaccacCAACCGCCAGGAAATGGCAAATTTTCATTCATGGAGAGTAAAAACATCACGTGATTGTATAGCCGGTTCACCTCAATGGGCGTAGGTGACCCAGCATCATCCAAAGATGACATACTCAACAACTCATCCACCATAACAGATGCAAGAGATAGCATCAGAAATCTTTCAGAACACTTGCTGTGTGGCTGCTAATTTTCGTATAAACTTGAAAGCATGGAGATTCCTTATTTGTTTCGACCTCACGCGTCACTCGCCCCTTGAGTCTTTTTGTTGATGTGATTTACAATACATCACCTTGTGCCTACTGAAAAAGATGGGGAAGAATAAATTTGTACCTAACAGACGAATCCCAAATATTTCTGATACGggaatatttaatatttatcacCATCAGTTGGAGTGGGTCACCAAAATGTGGACTTGTATATATACTTCGATGGGATATGGGCTCATCGCTATCTAATAATAATTGACTCAATGAAACCTACCATCAACACCCCGGGGGTTCACACAATGTAGATTGAAAAAAGAACAAGGCCATATGCCAATAAATATGGAATTATAGCTGAAATTCAGTGATAGGGCATGAATGGGCTAAGATCAGTTATGTGTTTGACacagtttaaaatttttaattaaatacatAAGTATAAGAAAAGGTTAAGAAGATAGGGTTAAGATCAGTAAACTAAACCTGGAAAAGTCAGCAACTTCATTCAGATTTTGTAGCCCCTCAAGCTATCCCCCTCCTCTGGCGATACACCATTTGAGGGTCCTAAATGACACAACAAAGGAGGGTTAATACCTGAGGCAGGACTCACATGCAGATAGATGAGCCATGAAAACCATCTTGTAGGTCTAGCAGTCCAAATTGCGGCCTTAAGTGGGTATTATAAACTTTCCTAAGTGAGTGGTGCCTAGTTAGAAACTCCTCGATAAAAACTCATGCCACTCAAAAATCCTTAAATCAACATCAAGGAATGTCAAAAGGTTACCAATGCTGCAAATTGAATGTAGTGTAGGATATTCAATAAGAAATCACACAGACCAATCATTAGAAAACTAGGTTCAGACTGGTCTTCATGTAGTTAAATACCCTAAATCTCTCATGACTGAAGAACAAGCTTCAAACAACATGGAAAAATATCAGATTCTGATATGGCAGAGCCGAAGTACTTAACAAACAGCATCAACAGGGTTGTTTTGTTTAATATATAGGATACAGTAGAAAAACACGCAGAAGAGAAGTTGCAGACCTTCCATTTCCATTTAAGAAGCAAGCagcatatcaaatattcaatagCCAAGAGATTTGGCAATTGGAACTGGATTCTGGCCTCTCAAGTTCTCAATTTTAGACTTAAACTGACTGTGGAAAGACATCAGTGATCTCTGTCGATGGGCAAAAGCAACACTGAACTGTTTGACCTCTTCTTCAAGATCTTTTCTTCTCTGTAATTCAGTATTCAATTCCTTCGAAACATTTTCCTTCTGGTCAGTCACCAATGCAAGTTTTTGGGTTGACTTGGACACTGTTTGCAGCAGGGAGTCTCTTTCATCTTTCAAAAGATGGAACTCTCTTTCCAAACTATGGTATCTTTCTTTAGAAACCTCCAGAAGCTGGTTACTGTGTTCTAACTCTTTCTCCAAGCTCTGAtatttttcattgattgtaTTGAGCTCATTGTCCAGTTTCTCCTTCCAACAAGCAGTTTCTCCTCCCAAAGCACAGCCCTTTATCACATCCAAAAACTAAAtcttaaaatagaaaagaaagcaATATGCAATCTTTGTTACACACactacaggaaaaaaaaaattagcattctgtttttctattcttttttaaaaatctttggCAGGGGGTTTAACCTTACAGAAGTGGTAGACAATGCCAGTTGAAAGTCATGGGTTGTCTCTGCAACTAAATAGAGGCTTAATAATGTTACATTTCTGTGTTTTGACTAGAAGATATGCAACGTATGaacaacaacaaattaaaaGTCTCTCTAcgtaataaatcaaaattttccattAAACTTAACTGGTTAAAAGCTATTAAAATGTAACTTTCTCTTCACTTCCTTCTTCATGTTGAAAGTCAAAACACATTCACCCTTCATTTGCTTATTcttcttctaatcatatttaaGCATGTGTCTAACCAATAAATACAATTATTACTTGTCAAAAAATTCAAGTAATGTtgtattaaattagtttttttgtaACACCTACTTTAAACAAAGGTCATACAAAGATTATAATGTAATTATTTAAGATGGTTCTAATGACTTAATACCAGGTCTAACTTTTGCCAATGGGTAATAAACATTGAATGAATTCA contains the following coding sequences:
- the LOC104882515 gene encoding uncharacterized protein LOC104882515; translated protein: MPSTMSKPGKQLGQLLQEQQEPFILETYLLERGCLKKNLTSEGGFSCCHGNSSKLLKRSASCDLNMSGKGIPQCSKILRAIFNKLVSITGNPKSKLCDHDGGVLSFSEVGSSSQKVAEQDSFSSASTTTVFNSCSASDSEDSCASLQIHDPFSTATTIQALKQNKPREEEAATDRQVQGRSKNQRLQFGPISFLGDSSIGLSNAKTRKQENSSTRKSGFSNRVIQDSVSSASLLEVLVQSPTEKPRYSGVTELQELVWSNSSSRCFKSKRVLLQRKKLLFDCVREVVEGHGRNERREQSIGEFLGPEELEQLICQKIRAWERQSGKETNINHLLNFDFIASSQEWNDLRPESRELGLDFGEAILEEMMSEIVTDMMNII